A part of Spodoptera frugiperda isolate SF20-4 chromosome 25, AGI-APGP_CSIRO_Sfru_2.0, whole genome shotgun sequence genomic DNA contains:
- the LOC118264026 gene encoding sodium- and chloride-dependent glycine transporter 1-like: MPNEKEEQTRDSRRVNITLLLAQTLGLQTMLFLPFIGVSAGAVGHAIVYALIYIVIGIPVMYMENVVGQFTGRDCIEVWKARPCLSHFGYVHIIWQLLHLVYLFALGSFVVHYFLISFENPIPYYICGNWSTADCDILIVNYTVNQECVRAKETMPYCSELCQTFPEVQYWRYNILGMKRKGFHLPWRVCLASGMLASILFLSCFKGRLSLKWALLIVSILPTSGRILFFIGSMFQKGIVVKFEQAFDTDFNKFIQRFSLSTSIADVLYTLNVGTGLSFACASKTTFRAPCYSNTVIVVVITCCVSMLGICGTVMMICPYAYKYDIDPVRVMNYPISHIFEKVPRFLYVYEQTSFWLIISYSYIAISAFTLNICIISSLIEMVSKRYSKVAINPGLTAFVIAITMYLATVPLLGNLSLYFLVDAKRTMNLVSIFLVICENFVFVLWYGLERFSEDVHFMQGVQPKSSVKACWLVSGFILVYVLVTQLYIIYVDKNHTTGNKFACYFLIINICVTVLVTIVKLVIALYKKNLYEQLSLDSEWGPKSEILRRSRAMFSAQAMTKEYMYRQYHLQAGILKRQQRSNVRVKQPGVRFDVEKK, from the coding sequence atgCCGAACGAAAAAGAAGAGCAAACCCGGGATTCAAGAAGAGTTAACATAACTCTGTTGCTGGCCCAAACGTTAGGACTACAAACGATGTTATTTCTGCCATTCATAGGAGTGTCCGCGGGAGCTGTAGGCCATGCCATAGTGTACGCCCTGATATACATCGTGATCGGCATCCCCGTGATGTACATGGAGAATGTGGTGGGCCAGTTCACAGGCCGCGACTGTATCGAGGTGTGGAAAGCCAGGCCCTGCTTGTCACATTTTGGCTATGTTCATATTATTTGGCAGCTTCTTCATTTAGTCTATCTTTTCGCACTCGGTTCATTTGTAGTGCATTACTTCTTGATAAGCTTTGAAAACCCTATTCCATATTATATTTGCGGAAACTGGAGCACAGCGGATTGTGACATTTTAATCGTCAACTACACTGTCAATCAAGAATGTGTAAGGGCAAAAGAAACAATGCCTTACTGTTCTGAACTGTGTCAGACATTTCCAGAAGTTCAATATTGGAGATATAATATATTGGGAATGAAAAGAAAAGGTTTCCACCTGCCATGGCGCGTATGTCTTGCATCGGGTATGCTTGCCAGTATATTATTCCTTAGTTGCTTCAAAGGAAGACTTTCTTTGAAATGGGCATTGTTAATAGTGTCGATACTTCCTACGAGCGGACGAATTCTGTTTTTCATAGGATCCATGTTCCAGAAGGGCATCGTGGTGAAGTTCGAACAAGCATTTGATACggatttcaataaatttattcaAAGATTTAGTTTGTCTACGTCAATAGCAGACGTGTTATATACCCTGAATGTAGGAACCGGGTTGTCTTTTGCCTGCGCTTCTAAGACCACTTTCAGAGCTCCTTGCTATTCCAACACAGTTATTGTGGTCGTCATTACCTGCTGCGTTAGCATGCTGGGGATCTGCGGCACGGTCATGATGATCTGTCCCTATGCTTACAAGTACGATATCGACCCAGTTAGAGTAATGAACTATCCAATATCGCATATTTTCGAGAAAGTACCTCGATTTTTATACGTTTACGAACAAACATCATTCTGGTTGATTATTTCTTATAGCTATATTGCAATATCTGCATTTACTTTGAATATTTGCATCATTTCGAGCTTGATAGAGATGGTTTCAAAAAGATATTCAAAGGTTGCTATAAATCCAGGCCTAACGGCATTTGTCATCGCAATCACTATGTATCTTGCAACTGTCCCACTATTGGGCAACTTGAGTTTATACTTTTTAGTTGACGCGAAACGTACTATGAATTTAGTAAGCATATTCTTGGTGATATGTGAAAACTTTGTCTTCGTGCTATGGTATGGCTTGGAGAGGTTCTCTGAAGATGTACACTTCATGCAGGGCGTACAACCTAAGTCCTCGGTGAAAGCGTGCTGGCTGGTGTCGGGGTTTATACTGGTATATGTGCTCGTTACGCAACTCTATATAATATACGTTGACAAAAATCATACGACGGGAAATAAATTCGCGtgttatttcttaattatcaaCATATGTGTAACGGTACTAGTGACAATAGTCAAACTAGTCATAGCTTTGTATAAGAAGAATTTGTACGAGCAACTCAGCTTAGACTCAGAATGGGGACCAAAGAGTGAAATACTGAGACGCAGTAGAGCCATGTTTAGTGCTCAGGCGATGACTAAGGAGTACATGTATCGACAATATCACCTGCAGGCTGGAATACTCAAGAGGCAACAGAGATCAAATGTCAGAGTTAAGCAGCCAGGAGTTCGTTTTGATgtcgaaaaaaaataa